CACTCGTTAAACAAGAAACTTAATTTTCCTCTTTAGGATCAGATTGTAAGAATAGACAGTAGCCCATATTATAAAGTTAGGCACACGCTGTTTATGATTCATTTTAGTGAAAAAATATAACAGAAGACTGCATTAAAGTAAGATCTTATGCCCACCAATCCATTACAAATCCAATATTAGGAAATATGCCAAAAGCAGGGCTAGCCCAAATTGAAACAACGGAATTAAAATAAGGGACTGATGGTCTCTGGGCAGGAGCTAACTATTAAATCAGTACTCTATGGGGAACAttctccccctgttgggggggaagtgcgggagcaggCGCCAGTGACTGGccttccgatcagcgcccccagtcgggggcgtgcgctgccattttacgagggcagaccaattaaggcccacccagcgtgacatccgccaggaagcgctatgcgctccctgtgcaggtggggaggggggattccctcagtcaggagtgcactctttcgcgcatgtgtgcgataaagcacacagatctctctgaggcaaagcgctgcctcagggagatcggctcccaTTCAAAAGTTGACAGAAcggtaataaaaaaaaattccctgacatgtcccctcatgtgacactgtcacatgaggtgggacatgtccttaacttttatttaaacatgtgaTAAGCATttaaagccctcatgaaacctcatcctgcccgtggatgaggtttcatgctttttccgaggcccgcctgggctcccagcctgcccaccaacactaaggttggatgggcaggtccatcaatcaagttaactaattttttttaatggccttaataggctgaacAGAAAGTCTAAATGACGCAGAGTGACGTTGGgacagcaagcgggccccgccccccgctcgcCCACTGGAAAGACCAGCCCTATATCTCAATTCTCACCTCATATCTATGACCCTATTTTATACAATGACTTTTCATTTACACTATTTAGAGTAATAGCCCATTTTCAAATTGAAAATAACTCACAGGCCATTGTTCTTCTGTTGGAGTACCTAAAGCTTCAAATATTTTTGTCAGCTGATCTAGATCTGAATCTCCAGGTAAAAACGGTGTCTGTATCAACACAAAATAACAGATAGTTAAGCCAACAAAAGATTGTCTTTTCAAACTATTCATTTATGAAGCATACAGGAATAAAATTGAAATGCAGCAAGTACCCTTTAAAATAATGGGCTAGAAAACAttttggaattcagaagaaatccaGAAGTTTTCACAAGTACAACATCCAACCACACTGTGCCAGCTGCTCAAATAGTCAGGTGCAAGACGGCTGCCTCTGAAGGGTGTGGGCTTGTCATGGGCTAAAGGGAGGGCACCAATTAATGGAATGCTATATACCATTCATCAATTCGCCCAATTGATGTCCACATCCAGATAGCAAAACTCTTACAACTGGACTGCAGCAAGGGTTTGGTTGTTTGGTTGCTCCTAAACAGTTTTCCACTGTAGCTGCTGCAAGTATCGACTTGCTTGCTAGTCCAAACACTATCTCCATAACATCTCCAATGTGATCTGCACTCTACAGCATGAAATTGTGAACATGGCCCCTCTGAAATAAATCTAAGACTATATTTCTCTCGTGATCACGTGAGTTAAACCCAAAGTTAAATTTCAGTCCTAAAAGCTGGTCTATAACAAACTATAATTAGCTTGAAAAATCACACAGGATAGCCACTGTCAGTTCTGTTGTTTAGATACACAATACATTTTCAGCTAAATTCCTACTACTGTAGCCATCTGTTAAGTATTATATAGGCCACTAGTTTTAAAATGCTCTAAGTCTAGAAGACAATCAGTTCTTTCATGTAAATTGCTATGAAATTTCTATCATTGTCATTGGGTAAACTCCAGATAGATAAAGGGCTggtattttcagtttctgtgcttGCCAGGGTACTGaaatgctgaagacttgtgctccaggacttgccagACCcgtagccaagatgttccagtacagctttcTTTCAAATGGAGCACTTCCCCATACTCtaaccgctctttttaaaatgaatgtgCAAAATAGTAATAAGTGGCTGCCACAGAATTGCAACTACATTCAAGTACAGTAATTCAGAAAAATGAACACCTCATTACAAACATATTTGTGCTCTCCAAGCTAATTCCGTATAGATGACGTTATAGTGCATTTAGAAGGTCAATCACCAGAAGCCAGTCTCTCATACCTCTCATGGGCTAGTTGAAGCTTATTATCACCAGGTCATTTGCCCAGTTTCAGTTACAAAACTGACAAGCAATCAATGTCTACAAATGACTCACATTTATTCCAATTAACTCCAGTGCAAACATGCATTAGTTGCTAGATCTAAAAATGTAACTGGGGCAGCAGAGGTTGTCATATTGGAACCGCGCTTTTCCAACTTTGGCATGAAGGCATTTCTTTAGATCTGCCAGGTGGTGACATTGTTTTCTCTTGGATTTGCCAATTGCCTCAAAGCAGAGAAAGTATGCCCAGGCTCAATTCATGTCCAAGAGGCAAGGTCACAGCTATCTACAATAATTCAGCAAAACGTACTCGGAAAGGCCCTAAGGATAGGGAAGGAGATATGGGAGGAATGGAATGAGCagagatggtgggggtggtggcaggaCACTTTTCAAAGACTTGACAATTTCAACACTCTCCCAATCagtcccatcttccaccctccataaacttaaagTTTCTCCACTGCAtggtcctaggtccaaccatcttcagcagcttcatcaatgaccttccttccatcataaggtcagaagtggggatgttcgctgatgattacacaatgttcagcaccattcgtgactcctcagatactgaagcaatcgtgtccatatgcagcaagacctggacaacattcaggcttcagctgacaagtggcagtaacacaagtgccaggcaatgaccatctccagcaacagagaatccaaccaaatccccatgacattcaatagcattaccatcactgaatgctccAATatcgatgtggttgactcttaagtggcctctctgaacaaaggcaattagggatgggcaattaatgctggcctagccacattccacgaacaaataaaaaaaaatcctgagggttaccattgaccagaaattgaactggatgagccatataaatagtgactacaagggcaggtcagacgCTGGAAATTCTgcgaaagtaactcacctcctgactccccaaaacctgtccaccatctacaaggcacaagtcaggggtgtgatggaatactctccacttgcctggatgagtgcagctccaacaacactcaagataatatcagcaccttcaacatctctttgtccttttgtctgtgacatcttttggttatctccacctaccactggccctctatccagctctacttgtcccaccccccttaaaccagcttatatttcacctctcttctatttttacttagttctgtttaagggtcattcggacatgaaacgttaactgtgctcctgtccacaaatgctgccagacctgagtttttccaggtatttttgtttttgttctgccttggaattatatcgctgctccttcactgtcgctgggccaaaatcctggaactcccttcctaacagggtGTACCcgcaccacacagactgcagcggttcaaggaggcagctcactgccaccttcccagggcaataaaaatgctggcctagccagcagcgcccacatctagaggaagaatttttaaaaatcagagggtcatgagtctggaattctctttcccagaagaTTGTGCAAGCTTCATCATTGACAATATTCAAGGATGGGAGAGAGATATTTTTGACCtcaaagggaatcaagggatatgggaacaggcaagaaagtggagttgaggcataAGATCGTACTGAATGacgcagcaggcttgaggggtcttatgatcaactcctgctcctgtttattAAGTTCCTATTCCTTCATTACATGATTTCAGTAAAGAATAGCACAAAGATTTAAGATGATGGTGAAGTCATTACTTGAAGACATGTTAGGGGAAAGGTAACTTCTATcataaatttaaatatttaaaagagACTTATTTAACTAGTGTACCTTATTCTTTAGCACTTACCCTAAGTAGTAACTCAGCTAATATACAACCAACTGCCCACATATCTACTCCAACTCCATACATCCTGGCTCCAAATAACAACTCTGGTGATCTGTACCATCTGAAATAAAGCATTGAATTTTCATAAAAATGTGCTTTTAGAAATTGCAATCATCAACAGAGAGCAGAATTTAATGGACGACAAAAATAAACACCTGAAACTCCTTTATTCAACCATTCGCTAAAATAgacttattttaaaattaaaaatcctTTTAAGAACTTAGAGACAGATGTAATACACTCAGTCTAGATCACAACTAGTTGGTTTTTTCACCACAATTGAGAATACAAAATTTAAGCTCAGAAATTGGATCCAAGTAAGCAGGCCAGAGAGAAGTGCCTTTACTGCTGCTAATTAGGAAAGTTCAAAACAATAAAAGAATGTTATTAGTAAATGGAATTCCACAACAACCTTTACTGATTAAACTCTACATAATTATCCAAAACAGAACAATACAAAGCTTTGGAATTATATTGGAATAGACTGAATACCAAAAGGAATGTACATTTCCCATTTCACGCAGTCTAACTTGGTGCTAATTCTAATATTATAATACTATTTCTAATTTCACCTAGCAAAACAAAGAAGGTAACTTCTCTCTCATCTTGGTTGTGTTGCCTCACTAAACAGAGGAACAGGAAGGCAGAAGATTAATTTGGGCATGATGTATATTTTCTAAGCTGCAAAAAATTTTGATGCAAAATATCAATGAACTCAATGCATGTTTGAGCATCATGCCAACCTTCAGAAAATATGCAAATTGCTTAATTTTATTCTGTTCAATTAGAAGATTTTCAAACATTCTCCTGCGCATATGTTACCTTGTTACTACCTGATGTGTATACACTCTATTGGGACTTCCAAATGACTTGGCCAAACCAAAATCAGCAAGTTTAAGGATTCCATTCTCATCCACTAATAAGTTGTTGGGCTTCATATCCTGaaaaatgcattaaaataaatatattaTAATTATATCCATCAGCATTTAAATTATAGAAGTCAGCAGTGTAGAGCAAAACCTACTACACTGTTTAAAAGCTGGACAGTTATTGCTAATGTGAAACAGTAATGCTAATGCAGAAAGAAAATTTGTACATACTGCAATAAAGCTCTTGAATTGTTTACATGGAAAGGAAGCAACATAAAGATATGTATATTTGAATATAACAGAATGTTGAAACTATAAAAGAATCTTAGAATTTTACAGAACAGAAGGGGGTCTGtttggcttgctgtgtctgtggcagctctctgaaagagttgTCCAATTTAATCCCAAACCCCAGTTTTGTTCCCTTAATCCTACAAATTACTTCTGTTAAAATACATATCCAATTACTTCTTGAAAATTCCTGTGGAATCTGATTCAACCACCCTTTTcaggtagtgtgttccagatccttaTTATCCTGTGTGAAATAGCTTCTCCTCAGTGCCCCTCCGTTCTtgtgccaattactttaaatcaatgGCTTCTGATTAATGACCTCCTCGcctgaggaaatagtttctccctacttGTTCTATCAAAATAACTCATAATTTTGCAAACTTCATTAGATCTTCCCCCtaatcttctctgttccaaggaaaagaATTCTATCTTCTCCAATAGTTGAAGTCTCTCATCACTGCCATCACCttggtaaacttcctctgcactctctccaatgccttaacatccttcctacagtgtagTACCcacaattgtacacaatactccaaatgatGCCCAGGCAgtgatttgtttttatattcaatacccctaTTTACAAAGCCAAGTATCCCAAATGCTTAATTGTCTTTTCAGCTTGCCCTGCCACTCTAAGGGCTGTGAATATGCATCCCCAGATGCctcccctcttgcactctctcaaagtaggtgatggcgtagtggtactgtcactggactagtaaatcagagacccagggtatacTCTGGGAACTGGGTTCAaaacctgccacagcagatggcagaattttaattccaggtttttgttaaaagtctaatgatgaccatgaaaccactgttgattgttgtaaaaacccatctgggtcactaatgtcctttagggaaggaaatctgccgtccttacctggtctgacctacagttactccaggcccacagcaatgtggttgacactttaattcccttctgaacaagggcaattagagatgggcaataaatgctggcctagccaccgtgcccacatcccatgaatgaatttttaaaaaataatcatttAGATTATACTGCCTCTCCATGCTTTCCCAAAGGGCACTACTTCACACATAACCTActttaaactgcatctgccatgtgtctacctatTTCCccagtctatgtcctcctgaagtctactACTATCctcaatattgctgaaaaaaaaatacattgaagctttttgtcttgcacttatcaggacactttgcaagaataccaatataaagggaaaacaacaatttatactgtatgaaaagagtGCATCAATTGGCCACTTCTTTCATAACAGCCATTCACtcgctcattcctcagggcaatgccttgactagtCAGGGACaaactgtctggtttaaatttgaaacaatgcttggcagttaactgtcagtcaccatcactggtgcattctcaatGGCAACGTCACtaccagagcccacttgccaatcaGCATTTTCTTCTCATATACAATAAATTTTtgcttccccttatattggtattcttgtgaatgccctgatgagtgcaagacgaatagctttgacatgtctctttcttcagcaatactcaagttctgtcctaTCAAATGACTATCCTACTCAATATTTACCATCCTACTCAATATTTACTATGTTGCCAtgctttatatcatctgcaaacttcaagGGAAATCATTTCAGGTTCCAAAATGCACAGTATTTTGAACATGCTAGTCGGCTTTGCATTTTCCCACCATCTAATTCTTGTTTTCTGCGCTATTCTTTGTTCTGTTGCTATTTGCTTTCCTAGTTTCTTATGCATCttgtctctcctctctgcagctaTGTTATGTCCCTCCCCCTTAAGGTTCCAAACTATTTTGATACAGTTTGCAAGTCTGCACGAAAGGACGCTGCACCAACAGTGATGAATTTGTAATATTTACAGAATGTTCTCTGAACTTgttccctcttcccctcctcaACTTGATCAGcgattgacttggaaatatatcaccatcccttcattgttgctgggtcaaaatcctggaactcccttcctaacagcactgtgggtgtacctatgggctgaagcagttcaaggaggcagctcaccatcaccttctcaagggcaattaggagggggcaacaaatgctggcctggctaaTAAGGTCCACATCCGTAAACGAACAAAAAAAAATGAGTTTAGAAGAGATGTGATTTTAACAGGTATGTGGTTAGAACACATTCTTTGTCATGACACACAGATATGATATATATTCATATAAATAAACACTTACCCTATGTAGAATCCAGTGTAAATGAAGATATTCAAGACCCTGGAGTGTCATTAATGTATATGCTTTTATGTTAGCAGGAGTCAGCACAAGGCTGGTATCTTTTATTATTACCTGTATTTGGTGAAAGAACAgttaaaaataaactttaataATGTGTCTGATTTCCTGTCACCCGATACACTTATAGAATGCAATCCAGAAAGCGGCAATCATGCTAAATGTTACCTCTAAATCAGTCTCCATAAAGTCAAACACAAGACTGATGTTGGACTTGTGGCCAAAAGCATCAAGAAgctaacagaaaaaaaaaatacaaaaagttAACATATCACTTTCCATTTATCTATGAGTGGCAAATTATCAAAAGCAAATTAAAATACCCCTTTTATTTCACAAAATAATAAGAGATTAAAACTACATGGCTCCAGAATTTAATAAATTCAGCATTCCTTGCTAATATAAATTGTCCGTATAGAAATACTTGAAGGATTTTTAACCCATCTGGATTTAGTAAAATAGAGTTTAAGAATTCTACAGTTCCTGTGTCAAGTTCATCTACTGTGACTGACGAGATTTGCTTTATGACAGGGAGGCAATGTTTTTAATGGTTTTCACAGCTTTACAAAGCAGTCTCCCTTCATTAACAGGAACAGGTATGGCATCACTGTATTATTATGTATTAAATGTCCAAAATTGattatttaaaatttatttattcaagagatgtgggtatcactggctagaaaagcatttattgccatccctaatttctcTCAAGTGATCATTTTAAAAATGATCCCATAGCCCATTTTTAGGCAATATTAAAATATAATAATCTCCCTACAGAATGAAATATCTGGCAGTGTGTATCCCAAAGACTTGCCTTAACATGAAAAGTCTGTGGCTATGGGATTACTCGTCATGCCTATTTTACTCTTCAACAATTTCACACAATCGAGAGTAGAACACAGAACAGCCACTCAACCCTGTTGCTCTGTACTTCAATTTCATTTACTTGCCATTTCCCATGTACCAATTTGTCTTTCTCAGATTCAAGTTGGTGACCTCAGAAttctccacattaaactccatcttccATAATTTGTCTGTCTTTATGAATTCCTCCTCGATCTACACAATTTATCATACCTCATagcttagtgtcgtctgcaaagtTAGTTAAACAACCTTTTTATTCCTTCATCATACATGcacgcatgtacacacacactagcaTGCACACACATGAAAAGCAAAGACACCGAAGCAGGTCCTTGGGGGACATCACATCATACTTTGTCAATCAGAGAATTTAGTCTTCATCCCCATTCACTTTCCTACCACCCAACCAATTACCAACCCATGTAAAAAGGTTACCTACAATTATTTTCTTAGGTTCCCTTTTACCACTGGTCTTTTGTCCTCATTCTCCACCTTGAATGAGTACCATGTACCTCCTTTCAACGaacctgccatttccttatttcttgCCTTTATCCATCTTTTATTGGCCTAATTCCTTTTTGCCATTTCCTTCTCTTAATATAAATAAGAGAAACTTTTGCTGTAGCTTTAATATTTCCTTGGAAGGTTTTCAATATCCCTTTTTTCAACTCATTACTTTCTTTGTATCCTTATGTTGCTCTTATAGTTCTTCCAGTCTGTTGGGATTCACACTTTCCCTTGCATTTGTGTAAATCTTTTCTTTTAGCTTATTGCTGTCTTTTACCTCATTTGTTGACCATGGTTGGTTAACTGCACAAGTGGAGCCTTTGCCTTTTAGAGGTACTTTGTATCATACTCAATTTTTTGAAATCTCCTCACTGTCTGCTTGTAGGTTTAACCATTAACAATTCAGTCCAGTTTATCTTGATCAATTCATTTCCCATCACACTGAAGTTCATCttaattaaatttgaaaaaaaatttatTAGTCACGCAAaataattttgaaattgttctgtCATACTTACTCCTATAATATTTGGGTGGCTGAGTTCCTGTAGTAACTTGATTTCTCGAAGAGCTGTTCTATTAATTCCTGCAACAACAGAACAATAGTGGTCAGGAAAAAGAGATGTGATGCACCAAGATATAATCACGGTTACAGGTTAGATTTCTTTAACTACttcaaattccttccaacttttAATATGTTTGTTTTTCTGACCAGTTAGTAAACAGTGGGTAGTTTTCTGTCATCAGTGCAGGGTTTAGGGGACTACAGTACTCTTGAGAATGAAGGTGAGGTTGAATTTTGAATCAGTGACCTAAGGTACAAAGTATTCCTTCAGCAATTCTAGTGGTTTTCAGTTACTGTTTTCTCAAAGCATAGTAACAAATTtgctttaataaaaacagaaaatgctagaaaaactcagcacgtctggcagcatctatatgctgtttttatttcagatttccagcatctgcagtgtttttctTTTAACAAATTTACTTTGCCCAGCTCTCCATatataattaaaataattttcaagAGACACAGCATTTTTACGTAACATATCTTTAACTTTCATTTCAATAAGTTTGAACCATAAGAAATTAAAATTAGCTCAGTTATTTGAATACAGAGTAATTTGTTGGGATTATAGCAAGATATTATGTACTGCAGTTGTAACTTGCTTTCAACTACAAATCAAAATATTTGATTATTCAACTCCCACATTACAATTGTTTTGTTATATTACTCTGTTCAAGCATTTTTTGGGAATATGGGGAAAGTGTGTGTCAAATATTCAATATGCAGTGCCAATGTGggattttaaaaagtcatttagTTTTTAAGTAGCAGTTTGAAATATCTTTATAAATATTAGTATGTTTGCCAGGAGGTAATATCTAGTTTTCTGTTACAGAACTTTTTTGAGGGGGGTAAAATATTTTGATGTACTGATGTTTTGATTGTGTCAAGAATAAGCATTATTTGGATAATGTTCATATTTTGGTTTTAAGAATTCAGAAATTATTAGAACTATCAGCAATATAATCAATTTCAtagcaactttttaaaatttaaagttaTATTTCTCAAGTAACCTTAACCAAAATAAAGATCTacatgcaaacaaaacattattgcaaaagaatggggagggaggaaagggtCAATGTAATGCTTATTTAAAGCACACATATGCTTGGTctattttttaattcaatcacAGGGTGTGGGCGAGGCCAACGTTTACAGTccaaacctaattgcccttgaggaggtagtGAGGAGCAAACATTTCTTGACAAACATCCGAGCGGTTCTCCAAAGAattgtacttttttaaaaaaagcatggtTTGGCATTAATGGGCCCATTGCCTAACGGGATCTAGATTTACATTTCCACTTCCATTTAAGAGGTTCTTTGGGTGCTTGCACTACCATAATTCAGGCAGCTCAAAGTCATTGCTCTCATGCATAACACAAAATAGAGCTCATATAATAAGCAAGTCCACAACTCCCATGAACTGAAGCAATACCCTGTGCACACAGCAACCTGGGATAGTCTGcatgcaaagggtggtagaagttttgaATTCACTTCCACAGCTGGCAATTGATGTTAGGTAAGTTGCTAatcttaaatctgagattgatagatttttgttaaccaaagatattaagggatatggggcaaaggtgggtgcACTGAGttgggttgcagatcagccagaatggttgaacaggtttgaggggctaaatACCCTTGGGGAACAGTAGACctgtttactttctgtctcttgaTTAGATACCATATTTTCACTATGTGCTCACTTCACTCAGAGGATATATCACTCATGTCAAACATTTTCATAACAGACTAAGCTATCGCAGGTTTATTCACAGATAGTGTTTGCTGCTGGAAAAGATTAACAGCAAAGTTGTTGGAATCAGTCGAAATACTAGCAACTTTAAACCAGTTGATGAAAGTCTGCAAGTGAGAGTTCAACTCAGTTCCTTTGATTGGCTTCCTTATATATTCTTCTTTAAAGAATAGATATAAGCACCATGAAGAAGGAATAAACACCCAATCCTACCCAGTTACAGTTTTCTACAATTACACTGAGGCTTCTTCCAATGGAGCTATACCTGGCCTCCAAATCTGTTGCAGCTGGACTAACCAACCTGTACATGAAGAGTTCCTGTGAAACATAGGC
This is a stretch of genomic DNA from Carcharodon carcharias isolate sCarCar2 chromosome 4, sCarCar2.pri, whole genome shotgun sequence. It encodes these proteins:
- the cdk7 gene encoding cyclin-dependent kinase 7 isoform X1 → MAVDVRSRAKRYEKLDFLGEGQFATVYKAKDKNTDNIVAIKKIKVGHRSEAKDGINRTALREIKLLQELSHPNIIGLLDAFGHKSNISLVFDFMETDLEVIIKDTSLVLTPANIKAYTLMTLQGLEYLHLHWILHRDMKPNNLLVDENGILKLADFGLAKSFGSPNRVYTHQVVTRWYRSPELLFGARMYGVGVDMWAVGCILAELLLRTPFLPGDSDLDQLTKIFEALGTPTEEQWPGMTSLPDYISFKSFPGTPLEHIFSAAGDDLLELLQDLFTFNPCARVTATQALKKRYFSNRPGPTAGPQLPRPNCSTEVLKEQEAKTGFKRKRTENMEQAADTGQKWSQHM
- the cdk7 gene encoding cyclin-dependent kinase 7 isoform X3, with protein sequence MAVDVRSRAKRYEKLDFLGEGQFATVYKAKDKNTDNIVAIKKIKVGHRSEAKDGINRTALREIKLLQELSHPNIIGLLDAFGHKSNISLVFDFMETDLEVIIKDTSLVLTPANIKAYTLMTLQGLEYLHLHWILHRDMKPNNLLVDENGILKLADFGLAKSFGSPNRVYTHQVVTRWYRSPELLFGARMYGVGVDMWAVGCILAELLLRTPFLPGDSDLDQLTKIFEALGTPTEEQWPGMTSLPDYISFKSFPGTPLEHIFSAAGDDLLELLQDLFTFNPCARVTATQALKKRYFSNRPGPTAGPQLPRPNCSTEVLKEQEAKTGFKRKRTENMEQADKWKQV
- the cdk7 gene encoding cyclin-dependent kinase 7 isoform X2, with amino-acid sequence MAVDVRSRAKRYEKLDFLGEGQFATVYKAKDKNTDNIVAIKKIKVGHRSEAKDGINRTALREIKLLQELSHPNIIGLLDAFGHKSNISLVFDFMETDLEVIIKDTSLVLTPANIKAYTLMTLQGLEYLHLHWILHRDMKPNNLLVDENGILKLADFGLAKSFGSPNRVYTHQVVTRWYRSPELLFGARMYGVGVDMWAVGCILAELLLRTPFLPGDSDLDQLTKIFEALGTPTEEQWPGMTSLPDYISFKSFPGTPLEHIFSAAGDDLLELLQDLFTFNPCARVTATQALKKRYFSNRPGPTAGPQLPRPNCSTEVLKEQEAKTGFKRKRTENMEQGGLAKRLIF